From Rhododendron vialii isolate Sample 1 chromosome 10a, ASM3025357v1, the proteins below share one genomic window:
- the LOC131304830 gene encoding MYB-like transcription factor EOBII translates to MDKKPWSSQDQEVRKGPWTMEEDLILINYIANHGEGVWNSLARSAGLKRTGKSCRLRWLNYLRPDVRRGNITLEEQVLIMELHAMWGNRWSKIAKHLPGRTDNEIKNYWRTKIQKRINPSNTFSHVKQSTSEHNLDSANASQNPSSVIETYSSMSYPSCNDRSSTGQMSGATDIPHHAVETSSADPSFPAGYLDNFHVIPFSNVPKEINAWAMEDLWSMQRLNYVD, encoded by the exons atggaTAAAAAACCATGGAGCTCTCAAGATCAAGAGGTGAGAAAAGGGCCATGGACTATGGAAGAAGACTTGATCCTCATCAACTACATAGCCAATCATGGTGAAGGTGTATGGAACTCACTAGCTCGATCCGCAG gTCTGAAACGTACTGGAAAAAGTTGTCGGCTTCGGTGGCTGAATTACCTCCGACCGGACGTGAGGAGAGGGAATATTACACTGGAAGAACAAGTCTTGATCATGGAACTTCATGCCATGTGGGGAAATAG GTGGTCGAAAATTGCAAAGCATCTGCCAGGAAGAACGGATAACGAAATCAAGAACTACTGGAGGACCAAAATCCAAAAACGCATTAATCCATCAAACACATTTAGTCATGTCAAACAAAGTACTTCCGAGCATAATCTTGATTCAGCCAATGCAAGCCAAAACCCTAGTTCAGTCATCGAAACCTACTCTTCGATGTCGTATCCCAGCTGCAACGATCGATCAAGCACCGGCCAAATGTCTGGCGCTACGGATATCCCTCATCATGCAGTTGAAACAAGTTCAGCAGATCCATCTTTTCCAGCAGGCTACCTCGACAACTTTCACGTAATTCCTTTTTCCAACGTGCCAAAGGAGATTAATGCTTGGGCAATGGAGGATTTATGGTCCATGCAGCGACTTAATTATGTGGATTAG